Proteins encoded together in one Dehalococcoidia bacterium window:
- the lipB gene encoding lipoyl(octanoyl) transferase LipB has protein sequence MGTRCTLLRPGIVEYQAAWRLQQRIVDDVRGGADSTLILLEHPPTYTLGARGNTEHLLLAREAYARRGAAVVQSDRGGDVTFHGPGQMVGYPIIDLRARGDGPLRYVQMLEATLIDALRGYGIDAGRREGARGVWAGASKIAAIGVRVSRGVTMHGFALNVNTDLSYFADIVPCGIRDGGVTSMREITGETFHVGDVMRDVASAFSRVFGVDFVEQQRTENRQQRVGSGQQTTENNRQQRVGSGQQTTENNRQQRIVGAPAALADAAEATSLRSGGGAPVRGGALRSRAESPRHIRGAGVGG, from the coding sequence TTGGGAACCCGCTGCACCCTGCTCCGGCCCGGAATCGTCGAGTACCAGGCCGCTTGGCGGCTTCAGCAGCGCATCGTCGACGACGTGCGCGGCGGCGCTGATTCCACTCTCATCCTTCTCGAACATCCACCGACGTACACGCTCGGCGCGCGCGGTAATACGGAGCATCTGCTGCTCGCGCGCGAGGCGTACGCGCGTCGTGGCGCGGCCGTCGTGCAGAGCGACCGCGGCGGCGACGTGACGTTTCACGGACCGGGGCAGATGGTCGGGTACCCGATCATCGATTTGCGGGCTCGGGGCGACGGGCCGCTGCGGTACGTGCAGATGCTGGAAGCGACGCTGATCGACGCGCTGCGCGGCTATGGCATCGACGCGGGACGTCGCGAGGGGGCGCGCGGTGTGTGGGCGGGCGCGTCGAAGATCGCGGCGATCGGCGTGCGGGTGTCGCGCGGCGTGACGATGCACGGGTTCGCGCTGAACGTGAACACGGACCTTTCGTATTTCGCGGACATCGTGCCGTGCGGGATCCGCGATGGCGGCGTGACGTCGATGCGGGAGATCACGGGCGAGACGTTTCACGTCGGCGACGTGATGCGTGATGTGGCGTCGGCGTTCTCGCGGGTGTTTGGGGTCGACTTCGTCGAACAACAGAGAACAGAGAACAGACAACAGAGGGTGGGGAGCGGACAACAGACGACAGAGAACAACAGACAACAGAGGGTGGGGAGCGGACAACAGACGACAGAGAACAACAGACAACAGAGGATCGTTGGCGCGCCTGCGGCGCTTGCGGACGCAGCTGAAGCTACGTCCCTACGATCGGGGGGTGGCGCGCCGGTGCGCGGCGGTGCATTGAGGTCGCGGGCTGAAAGCCCGCGCCACATTCGGGGGGCGGGCGTTGGTGGTTGA
- the lipA gene encoding lipoyl synthase has protein sequence MVEARAIEPKPSWLKVRFPAGERYQHLKSLMREQNLHTVCEEAKCPNVGECWNAGTATFMILGDVCTRSCGFCAVTTGRPGVIDAMEPFRLAHTVKTLGLDYVVITSVNRDDIENGGADMFAACIRAIRQNDASVRVEVLIPDFKGNWDALATVVEARPFVLNHNIETAPRLYRWVRPQARYERSLELIRRAKGAAPDMLTKSGFMVGLGESVDELFCVMRDLRAHGCDIVTIGQYLRPTKQHLPVERYYDPSEYAQFVAYGREIGLRHVEAGPLVRSSYHAEKQSMEPHPLAPSPSSGDGGRGVVGRHAVDARSPEERGPGGYPQMGQMGQIDFIPLESVDRE, from the coding sequence GTGGTTGAGGCGCGGGCGATCGAGCCAAAGCCTTCGTGGTTGAAGGTGCGGTTTCCTGCGGGGGAGCGGTATCAGCATCTGAAGTCGCTGATGCGCGAGCAGAATCTGCACACGGTGTGCGAAGAAGCGAAGTGCCCGAACGTTGGGGAGTGCTGGAACGCGGGCACGGCGACGTTCATGATCCTGGGCGACGTGTGCACGCGATCGTGTGGTTTTTGCGCCGTGACGACGGGGCGGCCGGGCGTCATCGATGCGATGGAGCCGTTCCGGTTGGCGCACACGGTGAAGACGCTCGGCCTGGACTACGTGGTGATCACGTCGGTGAACCGGGACGACATCGAAAACGGCGGCGCCGATATGTTCGCGGCGTGCATCCGGGCGATCCGGCAGAACGATGCGTCGGTGCGCGTCGAGGTGCTGATCCCGGACTTCAAGGGGAACTGGGATGCGCTGGCGACGGTCGTCGAGGCGCGACCGTTCGTGCTGAACCACAACATCGAAACGGCGCCGCGGTTGTATCGATGGGTGCGGCCGCAGGCGCGGTACGAGCGCTCGCTGGAGTTGATCCGGCGCGCGAAGGGCGCAGCTCCGGACATGCTGACGAAGTCAGGCTTCATGGTGGGGCTCGGCGAGAGCGTCGACGAGCTGTTTTGCGTGATGCGGGACTTGCGCGCGCACGGCTGCGACATCGTGACGATCGGGCAGTATCTGCGGCCGACGAAGCAGCATCTGCCGGTCGAGCGGTACTACGACCCGAGCGAGTACGCGCAGTTCGTGGCGTACGGTCGCGAGATCGGGCTGCGGCACGTCGAGGCGGGGCCGCTGGTGCGGTCGTCGTATCACGCGGAGAAGCAGTCGATGGAACCTCACCCCCTGGCCCCCTCTCCGTCAAGCGGAGACGGGGGACGTGGTGTGGTGGGTAGGCACGCGGTTGATGCGCGGTCTCCCGAAGAACGTGGTCCCGGGGGTTATCCGCAGATGGGGCAGATGGGACAGATAGATTTCATTCCGTTGGAGTCGGTTGATCGTGAGTAA
- the lpdA gene encoding dihydrolipoyl dehydrogenase: MSKYDIAIIGGGPGGYVAAIRAAQLGKKVVLVERERVGGLCLNWGCIPSKALLWNAEVVNLVRDAETYGIAFENVTFDMGKAIDRSRQIVEQMVKGVEFLLGKNGVTTITGDASFAGAKQLRVRGMDEAIDAEAAIIATGARPRMLPGLATDGETIIGSREALALKERPESVVIVGGGPIGVEFAQFWRAYGVDITILEALDHLLPLEDEEISVQLERAYKKQGIKFVTGAQVAGATASNGRATVRFTAKGKEQELDADKVLVGIGFEANVETLALERAGVETERSWVKTDDRLQTTADGVYAIGDVTGIMNMAHVASAQGVMVVERLAGVESPALEYRKLPRATFSQPEVGSAGLTEQQARDEGFEIKVGKFPMRANGRAKAINMQDGLVKIVADARTGETLGIHIIGPLASEMLGEATLGMTLEATPKELGWTVAQHPTLAETVKEAALAVDGEAIHFWTE, encoded by the coding sequence GTGAGTAAGTACGACATCGCGATCATTGGCGGGGGGCCGGGCGGGTACGTCGCGGCGATACGGGCGGCGCAGCTTGGCAAGAAGGTCGTGCTGGTCGAGCGGGAGCGCGTCGGCGGGCTGTGCCTTAACTGGGGCTGCATTCCGAGCAAGGCGCTGTTGTGGAACGCCGAGGTTGTGAACCTTGTGCGCGACGCCGAGACATACGGCATCGCGTTTGAGAACGTGACGTTCGACATGGGCAAGGCGATCGACCGCAGCCGGCAGATCGTCGAGCAGATGGTGAAGGGCGTGGAGTTTTTGCTGGGCAAGAACGGCGTGACGACGATCACGGGCGATGCGTCGTTCGCGGGCGCGAAGCAACTGCGCGTGCGCGGGATGGACGAAGCGATCGATGCTGAGGCCGCGATCATCGCGACGGGGGCGCGGCCGCGGATGCTGCCGGGGCTGGCGACGGACGGCGAGACGATCATCGGCAGCCGCGAGGCGCTGGCGCTGAAGGAACGTCCGGAGAGCGTGGTGATCGTCGGGGGCGGGCCGATCGGGGTGGAGTTCGCGCAGTTCTGGCGCGCGTATGGCGTCGACATCACGATCCTGGAGGCGCTCGACCATCTGCTGCCGCTCGAAGACGAGGAGATCAGCGTGCAACTCGAGCGCGCGTACAAGAAGCAGGGCATCAAGTTCGTGACGGGCGCGCAGGTCGCGGGGGCGACGGCTTCGAACGGGCGCGCGACGGTGCGGTTCACGGCAAAGGGCAAGGAGCAAGAGCTGGACGCGGACAAGGTGCTCGTCGGCATCGGGTTTGAGGCGAACGTCGAGACGCTGGCGCTGGAGCGCGCGGGCGTCGAGACGGAGCGCTCGTGGGTAAAGACGGACGACCGGTTGCAGACGACGGCGGACGGTGTGTACGCGATCGGCGACGTGACGGGCATCATGAACATGGCGCACGTGGCGTCGGCGCAGGGGGTGATGGTCGTCGAGCGGCTGGCGGGCGTCGAGTCGCCGGCGCTGGAGTACCGGAAGCTGCCGCGCGCGACGTTTTCGCAGCCGGAGGTGGGGAGCGCGGGGCTGACGGAGCAGCAGGCGCGCGACGAGGGGTTCGAGATCAAGGTAGGGAAGTTTCCGATGCGCGCGAATGGCCGTGCGAAGGCGATCAACATGCAGGACGGCCTCGTGAAGATCGTCGCGGACGCGCGGACGGGCGAGACGCTGGGCATCCACATCATCGGGCCGCTGGCGTCGGAGATGCTGGGCGAAGCTACGCTGGGCATGACGCTGGAAGCGACGCCGAAAGAACTGGGGTGGACGGTGGCGCAACACCCGACACTTGCCGAAACAGTGAAGGAAGCAGCGCTCGCCGTCGATGGCGAGGCGATCCACTTCTGGACGGAATAG
- the pdhA gene encoding pyruvate dehydrogenase (acetyl-transferring) E1 component subunit alpha, which translates to MKTDRAKLLQTMLTIRRFEEKAAEMYARGKIHGFLHLYIGQEAVATGAIAALHDDDYLVTHYREHGHALARGLDPNRVMAELFGKATGVTGGRGGSMHLFDVAKSFMGGYAIVAGHMPLACGLALAEQYKGTDRIAVNFIGDGAVNEGEFHEALNLASVWKLPVLFIVENNLYGMGTDIRRVSAVTEIYKRAEAYAMHAVQVDGMDVNAMFDATARIAERVRSGGGPAFLEAICYRFRGHSMSDPEFYRHKDEVEHWRRLDPIARLKSQMLSDGALSDEEFDRMQQTAEEIASEAARFAEESPEPALETLHDHVYKERA; encoded by the coding sequence GTGAAGACCGATCGCGCGAAGCTGCTGCAGACGATGCTGACGATCCGTCGCTTCGAAGAGAAGGCGGCGGAGATGTACGCGCGCGGCAAGATCCACGGATTCCTGCACCTGTACATCGGGCAGGAGGCGGTGGCGACGGGCGCGATCGCGGCGCTGCATGACGACGACTACCTGGTCACGCACTATCGCGAGCACGGACATGCGCTGGCGCGCGGGCTCGACCCGAACCGCGTCATGGCGGAACTGTTCGGGAAGGCGACGGGCGTGACGGGGGGCCGGGGCGGTTCGATGCATCTCTTCGACGTGGCGAAGTCGTTCATGGGCGGCTACGCGATCGTGGCGGGGCACATGCCGCTAGCGTGCGGGCTGGCGCTCGCGGAGCAGTACAAGGGTACGGACCGGATCGCCGTAAACTTCATCGGGGACGGTGCTGTAAACGAAGGCGAGTTCCACGAAGCGCTGAACCTGGCATCGGTATGGAAGTTGCCGGTGCTGTTCATCGTCGAGAACAACCTGTACGGCATGGGCACGGACATACGTCGCGTGTCGGCGGTGACGGAGATCTACAAGCGCGCGGAGGCCTACGCGATGCACGCGGTGCAGGTCGACGGCATGGACGTGAACGCGATGTTTGATGCGACGGCGCGGATCGCGGAGCGCGTGCGGTCGGGCGGCGGACCGGCGTTCCTGGAGGCGATCTGCTATCGCTTCCGCGGCCACTCTATGTCCGACCCCGAGTTCTACCGTCACAAGGATGAAGTGGAGCATTGGCGGCGCCTGGACCCGATCGCGCGGCTGAAGAGCCAGATGCTCTCCGACGGCGCGCTTTCGGACGAGGAGTTCGACCGGATGCAGCAGACCGCGGAGGAGATCGCGAGCGAGGCAGCGCGCTTCGCGGAGGAAAGCCCGGAGCCAGCGCTCGAGACGTTGCACGACCACGTCTACAAGGAGCGCGCGTAA
- a CDS encoding alpha-ketoacid dehydrogenase subunit beta: protein MAVVTYREALRQALRYQLQNDERVFLMGEDIGAYGGSYAVTKGFLEEFGDKRVKDTPIAESVVVGAGIGAAMAGLKPMVELMTINFSLLAIDQIVNNASKLHYMSNGQVNVPIVIRMAGGAGSQLGAQHSHSLESWFAHVPGIKVVVPATPYDAKGLLMTAFDDENPVIFIEHTALYASKGEVPEEAYRVPFGKAELHREGRDVTLIGYSGSVHQASRAAEDLAKEGIEAEVLNLRTLRPLDVDGILASVRKTHRAIIVEDDWKFGGFAGEIAAIVQEQAFDDLDAPVMRCSGHDIPMPYSGKLEQAALPQEHEIVELAKSLV, encoded by the coding sequence ATGGCCGTCGTGACGTATCGCGAGGCACTGCGACAGGCGCTGCGCTATCAGCTCCAGAACGACGAGCGCGTGTTCCTGATGGGCGAAGACATCGGCGCGTACGGGGGATCGTATGCCGTCACTAAGGGGTTCTTGGAAGAGTTCGGCGACAAGCGCGTGAAGGACACGCCGATCGCGGAGTCGGTGGTCGTCGGGGCGGGGATCGGCGCGGCGATGGCCGGCCTGAAGCCGATGGTCGAGCTGATGACGATCAACTTCAGCCTGTTGGCGATCGACCAGATCGTGAACAACGCATCGAAGCTGCATTACATGTCGAACGGGCAGGTCAACGTGCCGATCGTGATCCGGATGGCGGGCGGCGCGGGGAGTCAGCTCGGCGCGCAGCACTCGCACAGCCTGGAAAGTTGGTTCGCACACGTGCCGGGGATCAAAGTCGTCGTGCCGGCGACGCCGTACGACGCGAAGGGGCTGCTGATGACGGCGTTCGACGACGAGAATCCCGTCATCTTCATCGAGCATACGGCGCTGTACGCGTCGAAGGGTGAAGTGCCGGAGGAGGCGTACCGCGTGCCGTTCGGGAAGGCGGAGCTGCACCGCGAAGGGCGCGACGTGACGCTGATCGGATATTCGGGAAGCGTACACCAGGCGTCGCGGGCGGCGGAGGACCTGGCGAAGGAGGGCATCGAAGCAGAGGTGTTGAATCTTCGGACGCTGCGCCCGCTCGACGTCGACGGCATTTTGGCGTCGGTGCGGAAGACGCACCGGGCGATCATCGTAGAAGACGACTGGAAATTCGGCGGCTTCGCGGGGGAGATCGCGGCGATCGTGCAGGAGCAGGCGTTCGACGACCTGGACGCGCCAGTGATGCGCTGCTCGGGGCATGACATCCCGATGCCGTACTCAGGGAAGTTGGAGCAGGCGGCGTTGCCGCAGGAACACGAGATCGTCGAGTTGGCGAAGAGCCTGGTGTAG
- a CDS encoding dihydrolipoamide acetyltransferase family protein encodes MVSEVVMPQMGADMTEGTLLRWLKEEGDSVERGEVIAEIETDKANIEIEAFESGVFRKALASEGDVVQVGEVIAVVAGSDDDISKYDGAAAGAIKQPIATASAAAERRPDGALAAPSEAATTSAEMPERAPEPAPPAEVQQPQPSVSEAAPRPTNGRVKASPLAKRIADERGVDLGSVRGTGPGGRIVKKDVEQATTGAPAPAPQPAAAQPAARAVERPAAAAASPAAAAPIEMSKMRQTIARRMSQSKREAPHYYLLVDIDMTDAMALRKQINESTTEDERVSVNDLIVRACGIALQRHPAFNVTVDGEQYVRQPLQNVCIAIALDDGLIAPAIIDAGNKRLPAIARESKDLVERTKGGALKVEEVTQGTFSITNLGAYGIETLVGIIQPPQTAILGVGTVMEQPAVRGAQVVVRQMMKVALAADHRVTDGAQGARFLGEIKGLLEKPVSLIV; translated from the coding sequence ATGGTTTCCGAAGTCGTCATGCCGCAGATGGGCGCCGATATGACCGAGGGCACGCTGCTGCGCTGGCTCAAGGAAGAGGGCGACAGCGTCGAACGCGGCGAAGTGATCGCCGAGATCGAGACGGACAAGGCAAACATCGAGATCGAGGCGTTCGAGAGCGGCGTCTTCCGCAAGGCGCTCGCGTCCGAAGGCGACGTGGTGCAGGTAGGCGAAGTGATCGCCGTCGTCGCCGGATCAGATGACGACATCTCGAAGTACGACGGCGCAGCGGCGGGCGCGATCAAGCAGCCGATCGCGACGGCATCGGCGGCGGCGGAGCGGCGGCCCGACGGGGCGCTGGCTGCCCCTTCGGAGGCGGCGACGACTTCCGCAGAGATGCCGGAGCGGGCGCCGGAGCCTGCACCGCCGGCAGAGGTACAGCAGCCGCAGCCTTCGGTCAGCGAAGCGGCGCCGCGACCGACGAACGGGCGCGTGAAAGCGTCGCCGCTGGCGAAGCGGATCGCCGACGAGCGGGGCGTGGACCTAGGGAGCGTGCGCGGCACCGGGCCCGGCGGGCGCATCGTGAAGAAGGACGTCGAGCAGGCAACGACCGGCGCGCCGGCACCGGCTCCGCAACCGGCGGCTGCGCAGCCCGCAGCGCGTGCCGTCGAGCGTCCGGCTGCCGCGGCGGCGTCACCCGCAGCGGCGGCGCCCATCGAAATGTCGAAGATGCGGCAGACGATCGCGCGGCGGATGTCGCAGAGCAAGCGGGAAGCGCCGCACTACTACCTGCTCGTCGACATCGACATGACGGACGCGATGGCGCTGCGGAAGCAGATCAACGAATCGACGACCGAAGACGAGCGCGTGAGCGTCAACGACCTGATCGTGCGGGCGTGCGGCATCGCGTTGCAGCGCCATCCGGCGTTCAACGTGACCGTCGACGGCGAGCAATATGTGCGACAACCTCTGCAAAACGTGTGCATCGCGATCGCCCTGGACGACGGGCTGATCGCGCCGGCGATCATCGATGCAGGCAACAAGCGGCTGCCGGCGATCGCGCGCGAGTCGAAGGACCTGGTCGAGCGGACGAAGGGCGGCGCGCTGAAGGTCGAAGAAGTGACGCAGGGGACGTTTTCGATCACGAACCTCGGCGCGTACGGCATCGAGACGCTGGTCGGCATCATTCAGCCGCCGCAGACGGCGATCCTGGGCGTGGGGACGGTGATGGAGCAGCCAGCGGTGCGCGGCGCGCAGGTCGTCGTGCGGCAGATGATGAAGGTGGCGCTGGCGGCGGACCATCGCGTGACGGACGGCGCGCAGGGGGCGCGGTTCCTGGGGGAGATCAAGGGGCTGTTGGAGAAGCCGGTTTCGCTTATCGTCTGA
- a CDS encoding VOC family protein, which yields MAEDWARPVVHWEIRAKNPDQQRDFYAKMFNWNIGDGPIMSIPAGVGAPDPEGFTGHIMARETSGFSLYIQVLDLRASMDRAKELGGAVTQEPFDVPGGPTIAGITDPEGNPVTLVQQ from the coding sequence ATGGCAGAAGACTGGGCGCGACCCGTCGTTCACTGGGAGATCCGCGCGAAGAACCCCGACCAGCAACGCGACTTCTACGCGAAAATGTTCAACTGGAACATCGGCGACGGCCCGATCATGAGCATCCCCGCCGGCGTCGGCGCCCCCGACCCTGAAGGATTCACCGGCCACATCATGGCGCGCGAAACATCCGGGTTCTCGCTCTACATCCAGGTGCTCGACCTCCGCGCATCGATGGATCGCGCGAAGGAACTCGGCGGCGCTGTCACCCAGGAACCCTTCGACGTCCCCGGCGGCCCCACGATCGCCGGCATCACCGATCCCGAAGGCAACCCCGTTACGCTCGTGCAGCAGTGA
- a CDS encoding cyclic nucleotide-binding domain-containing protein: MPHEDALGKVPLFETLSRKDLARLGRAVVERKYKKGETIVKEGEQAVAFFMISKGRVAVSRAGKSKNGKALAEFGAGNVFGEMALLDGLPRDATVKAIDDTECLVLSRWDFVAELRTNPHIAVAMLPILSRRLRQANAKLESM; this comes from the coding sequence ATGCCTCACGAAGATGCGCTCGGCAAGGTGCCGCTGTTTGAAACCCTGAGCCGCAAGGATCTCGCCCGCCTCGGCCGCGCCGTCGTCGAGCGGAAGTACAAGAAGGGCGAAACCATCGTCAAGGAGGGTGAGCAGGCCGTCGCGTTCTTCATGATCAGCAAGGGCCGCGTCGCCGTCTCTCGCGCCGGCAAGAGCAAAAACGGCAAGGCGCTTGCGGAGTTCGGCGCCGGCAACGTCTTCGGCGAAATGGCGCTCCTCGATGGCCTCCCGCGCGATGCCACCGTCAAAGCCATCGACGACACCGAATGTCTCGTGCTGTCGCGCTGGGACTTCGTCGCCGAGTTGCGCACCAACCCCCACATCGCCGTCGCCATGCTGCCGATCCTCAGCCGCCGCCTCCGCCAGGCCAACGCCAAGCTCGAAAGCATGTAA
- a CDS encoding copper resistance CopC family protein, with amino-acid sequence MRTPLAIAAVVLAVVAVLSHGGGVAGAHARLDESTPAVGEVVETSPSSVSITFTQDVQKIGGTYGIDVSDGGGAEVTVADALLSDDDRRILTVELPASLPVGRYVVEYKNVSDADGDPWDGAYAFYVGREPTAEELAADEALIGEEENATATAEAASTPDVDGTATREADPTTGVPIDQDFDDDNGGAITLVLVIGAIVLIAVLVTVGFFVYSRRTT; translated from the coding sequence GTGAGGACGCCTCTCGCGATCGCGGCTGTTGTGCTCGCAGTTGTTGCCGTGCTGTCGCATGGCGGCGGTGTCGCGGGTGCGCATGCGCGGCTCGATGAGTCAACGCCGGCGGTGGGCGAGGTCGTAGAGACGTCTCCGTCCAGCGTTTCGATCACGTTCACGCAGGATGTACAGAAGATCGGCGGCACGTATGGCATCGACGTATCCGATGGCGGGGGTGCCGAGGTGACGGTCGCGGACGCGTTGCTGAGCGACGACGACCGCCGGATCTTGACGGTCGAATTGCCGGCGAGCCTGCCGGTCGGGCGCTACGTCGTCGAGTACAAGAACGTTTCGGACGCCGACGGCGATCCGTGGGACGGCGCGTACGCGTTTTACGTCGGGCGGGAGCCGACGGCGGAGGAGCTGGCGGCGGACGAGGCGCTGATCGGCGAGGAAGAGAATGCGACGGCGACCGCCGAGGCGGCGAGCACGCCGGACGTGGACGGGACGGCGACGCGCGAGGCTGACCCGACGACGGGCGTCCCGATCGACCAAGATTTCGACGATGACAACGGCGGCGCGATCACGCTGGTGCTGGTGATCGGGGCGATCGTGCTGATCGCGGTGCTGGTGACGGTTGGGTTTTTCGTGTACTCGCGGCGGACGACGTAG
- a CDS encoding CopD family protein, with protein sequence MRGLTRVTAITLAGMVVAAAFLPLLAREASAHAALVRANPANNESVRRAPTRVVLNFSEPLERELTEIKVFSQDGEQVDDGETAFDDNDRAFASVGLEPLDPGLYSVEWSNVSTVDGHNLTGRYPFIVLNPDGSTPEGASFDDYQGGTTGGELLPKNIDSALKWIAMLSLAVVAGAAFFLVAVLRPAASFLESDAYERLNDAGERWVVTLAHVLLPASFIASAFLVLLTWNRLNTDTGLWTYLTSVRTGEYRLAGLVLVLVALAGADLLYLGGSTKKRLAGVGVLVVACLCAMLTYSMVSHSATGTGKFWSASSDFVHFAASAAWLGALVMLPPLLRWRRRQMPEQEGFLYLANAFDRFSVVAGLSVAAVLSTGLFNGLTELPRWSAFVDTTYGRVLLAKLILVAPVLAIAGLNAYVLKPRLVATIDGLYQQGGERADDDRSTWRRHLSWLQRWLPRTIAVEIALIVAVFASVAVLTQTSTARGQLAAEAAADATSQAFEQTSNVADGLQMTLEVTPNRVGLNEYTLTVSDEQGTPVDTITQARLRFQYEDLPDAIAPSELALTEFAPGSFQGNGAYFTQPGNWRVEAGLRRSDGDDIARSYVLPVLRADALPNVDDGGAFDLPFTSFTWNEVGGAFLILFGLLVFMYRKQLQMLAQPAYRASLTLGAVMLVAGGVLAFGVHTHSEAQDARAGNPIAPTEESVGRGRELFQQNCIVCHGVDGRGDGPQAADLNPAPTDFRLHLPLHTDPQFYAFIADGYRGSAMPAFGEAFSEEDIWNLVNFLRTFGETASQ encoded by the coding sequence ATGCGCGGGCTGACGCGCGTCACGGCGATTACGCTTGCCGGGATGGTCGTGGCGGCGGCGTTTTTGCCGTTGCTGGCGCGGGAAGCATCGGCGCATGCGGCGCTGGTGCGGGCGAACCCGGCGAATAACGAGAGTGTGCGGCGGGCGCCGACGCGCGTCGTGCTGAACTTCAGTGAGCCACTCGAGCGCGAACTGACGGAGATCAAGGTCTTCAGCCAGGACGGCGAGCAGGTCGACGACGGCGAGACCGCGTTCGACGACAACGATCGAGCGTTCGCATCGGTCGGGTTGGAACCGCTGGATCCGGGGTTGTACTCGGTGGAGTGGAGCAACGTCTCGACCGTCGACGGGCACAACCTGACGGGGCGGTACCCGTTCATCGTGCTCAATCCGGACGGCAGCACGCCGGAGGGGGCGTCGTTCGACGATTACCAGGGCGGGACGACGGGCGGCGAGCTGCTGCCGAAGAACATCGATTCCGCGCTGAAGTGGATCGCGATGTTGTCGCTGGCGGTGGTGGCGGGCGCGGCGTTTTTCCTCGTCGCCGTGCTGCGGCCGGCGGCGTCGTTTCTGGAGAGTGACGCCTACGAGCGCCTGAACGACGCGGGTGAGCGCTGGGTCGTGACGCTCGCGCACGTGCTGTTGCCGGCGTCGTTCATCGCGTCGGCGTTCCTGGTGTTGCTGACGTGGAACCGGCTGAACACCGATACGGGCCTGTGGACGTACCTGACGAGCGTGCGCACGGGCGAGTACCGGCTTGCGGGGTTGGTCCTGGTGCTGGTGGCGCTTGCGGGCGCGGACCTGCTGTACCTGGGCGGATCGACGAAGAAGCGGCTGGCCGGCGTCGGCGTGCTGGTCGTCGCGTGTTTGTGCGCGATGCTGACGTACTCGATGGTGAGCCACAGCGCGACGGGCACGGGGAAGTTCTGGTCGGCGTCGTCGGACTTCGTACACTTTGCGGCATCGGCAGCGTGGTTGGGCGCGCTGGTGATGCTGCCGCCGTTGCTGCGCTGGCGCCGGCGCCAGATGCCGGAGCAAGAAGGCTTTCTGTACCTGGCGAACGCGTTCGACCGCTTCTCCGTGGTGGCGGGGCTGAGCGTGGCGGCGGTGCTTTCGACGGGGCTGTTCAACGGCCTGACGGAACTGCCGCGATGGAGCGCATTCGTCGATACGACGTACGGGCGCGTGCTGCTCGCGAAGCTGATCCTTGTCGCGCCGGTGCTGGCGATCGCCGGGCTGAACGCGTACGTGCTGAAGCCGCGGCTCGTCGCGACGATCGACGGGTTGTACCAGCAGGGCGGCGAGCGCGCGGACGACGACCGTTCGACGTGGCGGCGACATCTATCGTGGCTGCAGCGCTGGCTGCCGCGCACGATCGCCGTCGAGATCGCGCTGATCGTGGCGGTGTTCGCTTCGGTGGCGGTGCTGACGCAGACATCGACGGCGCGCGGCCAGTTGGCGGCGGAGGCGGCGGCCGATGCGACGAGCCAGGCGTTCGAGCAGACATCGAACGTCGCGGACGGGCTGCAGATGACGCTCGAGGTGACGCCGAACCGCGTCGGGCTGAACGAATACACGCTGACGGTCAGCGACGAGCAGGGGACGCCCGTCGACACGATCACGCAGGCGCGGCTGCGCTTCCAGTACGAAGATCTGCCGGACGCGATCGCGCCATCGGAGTTGGCGCTCACCGAGTTCGCGCCGGGGAGCTTCCAGGGCAATGGCGCGTACTTCACGCAGCCGGGCAATTGGCGCGTCGAAGCGGGGCTGCGGCGCAGCGACGGCGACGACATCGCGCGGAGTTACGTGCTGCCGGTGCTGCGCGCGGACGCGCTGCCGAACGTGGACGATGGCGGGGCGTTCGACCTGCCGTTCACGTCGTTCACGTGGAACGAGGTGGGCGGCGCGTTCCTCATCCTGTTCGGGCTGCTGGTGTTCATGTATCGCAAGCAATTGCAGATGCTGGCGCAGCCGGCGTACCGAGCGAGCCTGACGCTCGGCGCGGTGATGCTCGTCGCGGGCGGCGTGCTGGCGTTCGGGGTACACACGCATTCGGAGGCGCAGGACGCGCGCGCGGGGAATCCGATCGCGCCGACGGAGGAGTCGGTGGGGCGCGGGCGCGAGCTGTTCCAGCAGAACTGCATCGTCTGCCATGGCGTCGACGGGCGCGGCGACGGGCCGCAGGCGGCGGACCTCAACCCGGCGCCGACGGACTTCCGGCTGCACCTGCCGTTGCACACGGATCCGCAGTTCTACGCGTTCATCGCAGACGGCTATCGGGGCTCGGCGATGCCGGCGTTCGGGGAGGCGTTTTCGGAGGAGGACATCTGGAATTTGGTGAATTTCCTGCGGACGTTTGGGGAGACTGCTTCGCAGTAG